The sequence GCGGGCCGGGTGCTCCTGGACGGCGAGGACATCTACGACCGGGGCCGTCGGATCACCCACGCCCGCCGCGAGATCGGCATGGTCTTCCAGAAGCCGAATCCGTTCCCCGCGATGTCCCTGTACGACAACGTCCTCGCGGGCCTGAAGCTGAACGGCATCAAGGTGTCCAGGGGCGGGCGCGACGACCTCGTGGAGGAGTGCCTCACCAAGGCGGGCCTGTGGAAGGAGGTCCGGGACCGGCTGCGCCAGCCCGGCGGCGCGCTCTCCGGCGGGCAGCAGCAACGCCTCTGCATCGCCAGGTCGCTGGCGGTACGCCCCCGGGTCCTGCTGATGGACGAACCGTGCTCGGCCCTCGACCCGACCTCGACCCGGCGGATCGAGGAGACCGTCCACGACCTCAAGGACGAGGTCACGATCGTCATCGTCACGCACAACATGCAGCAGGCGGCGCGGGTCTCCGACGGCTGCGCGTTCTTCCTCGCGGAACAGGGCACCCCCGGGCTGATCGTCGAACACGGCCCGACCGAGGACATGTTCGGCTCCCCGCAGGACCCCCGGACCGCCGACTACGTCAACGGCCGCTTCGGATGACGCACCGGCCCCCGTCCCCCGGGAAGGGGAACGGGGGCCGGTGGACGCGCGGGTGCCGGATCAGATCCCGGCGGCCGCCGCCAGGTCCCGCTTGATCCCGGCGAGCAGTTCGGCGCCCCTGGCCCGCGCGGCGGGCAGCTCCCGCGCCGAGCCGACCGGCACCACGACCTCCAGGTAGCACTTGAGCTTCGGCTCGGTGCCGCTCGGGCGGACGATCACCCGGGCGCCCGTCAGGTGGTAGCGCAGCCCGTCGGTGGGCGGCAGCTGCCCGGTGCCCCGGGAGAGGTCCTCGGCCGAGGTGACGGCGAGTCCGGCCAGCGCGGCCGGCGGACGCTCGCGCAGGCGCCGCATGGCGTCCGCGATGACCGACAGGTCCTCCACCCGGACGGACAGCTGGTCGGTGGCGTGCAGCCCGTGGGCGAGGGCGAGGTCGTCGAGGAGATCCAGGAGCGTACGCCCCTGTTCCTTGAGTACGGAGGCCAGTTCGGCGACGAGCAGGGCGGCCGTGATGCCGTCCTTGTCGCGCACGCCCTCGGGGTCGACGCAGTAGCCGAGCGCCTCCTCGTACCCGTACCGCAGTCCGTCGACGCGGGCGATCCACTTGAAGCCGGTCAGCGTCTCCTCGTAGCCGAGCCCCGCCTTCTCGGCGATCCGGCCGAGCAGCGAGGACGACACGATCGACTCGGCGAAGACACCCGTCGCGCCGCGGTCCACCAGATGGGCGGCGAGCAGCGCGCCGACCTCGTCGCCGCGCAGCATCCGCCAGCCGCCCTCGGCCGTCGGGTCCGGCACGGCGACGGCGCAGCGGTCGGCGTCGGGGTCGTTCGCGATGATCAGATCGGGGCCGGCCCGGCGTGCGGTCGCGAAGGCGAGATCCATCGCGCCGGGCTCTTCCGGGTTGGGGAAGGCGACGGTGGGGAACGCGGGGTCCGGCTCCGCCTGCTCGGCCACGAGCACCGGCTCGGGGAATCCGGCGCGGGCGAACGCGGCCGTCAGTACCGAGGTGCCGACGCCGTGCATCGCCGTGTACACGACCCGGGCGGTACGGGGGCTCCCGGCGCCGAGCACGCTGTCCGTCCGCGCGAGATAGGCGTCCAGCACCTCCTCGCCGAGCACGTCCCAGCCGGACTCCGGGCGGGGCACGCCGTCCAGCGGGCCGACCGCGTCGATCGCGGCGGCGATCTCGCCGTCGGCCGGGGGCACGATCTGCGAGCCGTCGCCGAGATAGACCTTGTAGCCGTTGTCGCGCGGCGGGTTGTGGCTGGCGGTGACCTCGACCCCGGCGACGGCGCCCAGATGCCTTATGGCGTACGCCAGGACCGGGGTCGGCAGGGGCCGGGGGAGCACGGCGGCCCGCAGCCCGGCGCCGGTCATCACGGCCGCGGTGTCCCGGGCGAAGTCGGCCGACCTGTAGCGGGCGTCGTACCCGATGACGACGAGCCCGCCCTCCTGCCCCTGCGCCTTGAGGTGGGCGGCGAGGCCCGCCGCGGCGCGGATCACGACGGACCGGTTCATCCGCATCGGCCCGGCCCCGATCTCGCCGCGCAGTCCGGCGGTGCCGAACTGGAGCGTGCCGGCGAAGCGTACGGCGAGCTCGTCGAGATCCCCGGCGTCGATGAGCCGTCCGAGCTCGTCACGGGTCTCGGGGTCCGGGTCCTCGGCCAGCCAGGTCCTGGCCTGCGCGATGAGGTCGTGCTGCACGGGGTCCGCCTCTCTGGGGGAAGGGGGTACGGGGACGTACGGGGGTGCGGGGGAGCGGGCCGACGACGGCCTCGCGGGCGCGGGCGGCCGGGTCCGCGACCCACGGTCCCGGAAAGGGGCGGACGGGGGAACAGGCCCTCCGCGGGCGCCCGCGCCCCACCCGCCGGGTCCGGACCGTTGCCCGCTCGGGTCCGGTCCGGCGCCCGCTCAGATCCGGTCCAGCACCCGTGCCAGCAGCGCTCCCATGCGGGTCGCGGAGTCGCGCCCCGCCTGGAGGACCTCTTCGTGGTTGAGCGGCTCGCCCGACAGCCCGGCGGCGAGGTTCGTGACGAGCGAGATGCCCAGCACCTCCGCACCCGCCTCGCGCGCCGCGATGGCTTCGAGGACGGTGGACATGCCGACCAGGTCGCCGCCCATGACCCGGACCATGTTGATCTCGGCCGGGGTCTCGTAGTGCGGGCCGGGGAACTGCACGTACACGCCCTCTTCGAGGGTGTCGTCGATCTCCTTGCACAGCGCGCGCAGCCGCGGCGAGTACAGGTCGGTCAGGTCGACGAAGTTGGCGCCGATGATCGGGGACGCCGCCGTGAGGTTGATGTGGTCGCTGATCAGCACCGGCTGGCCGGGGCGCATGCCTTCGCGCAGCCCGCCGCAGCCGTTGGTCAGGATCACGGTCTTGCAGCCCGCGGCGACCGCCGTGCGGACCCCGTGCGCGACGGCGGCGACACCGCGGCCCTCGTAGTAGTGCGTACGTCCGAGGAAGACGAGTGCGCGCTTGTCACCGATCCGGTACGAGCGGATCGTGCCGCCGTGGCCCTGGACGGCGGGAGCGGGGAACCCGGGCAGCTCGGTCACCGGGAACTCGGCCTCCGGAGCGCCGAGCGCGTCGCCCGCGGGAGCCCACCCGGAGCCCATGACCAGGGCGACGTCGTGGGTGTCGCCGCCGGTCAGCTCGCGCAGGCGGGCGGCGGCCCCGGCAGCGGCGGCGTGCGGGTCGCCCTGGATGTTGTCCGGAATAACTGATGCGTTCACGCGGATGAGCGTAACCGCTGATTCCCTACGCGCGTAGATGCCCATGCGCAGAGTCTGCCCGGTCATGTTCGTACTTTCGTACGAAAATGGGCTGCCGGAAGGGTTCGGCGGGGTCCGACGGGGTGCGGAAGGCGGGCCGGCCGGGGCTCAGCAGGGCCGCTTGCGCAGCTCCATCACATAGTCGTGCGGGGCGCCCGCCGACTCCGCGGCATCGGCCAGTTCGCCCAGATAGCGCGCCGAGGGCAGCCCGCCCTCGTACCCGTTCAGCACATACATCCAGGCCGGCTCCTCGCCGTCCAGGGTGTGCACCCGCACGCGCATCCGCCGGTAGATGTCGAGCCCGACACCCTCCCAGCGGTCCATGGAGTCCTCATCCATCGGCGCGAGGTCGTACAGCGCCACGAAGACCTGGGAACGCGGCGCCTCCACCACGGTGGCCAGCGCGCCCTCCCAGCCCATCTGCTCCCCGCCGAACGTCAGCCGCCAGCCGTTGAGCCAGCCGGTACCGCGCAGCGGCGAATGCGGGGCGCGGCGCGTCATCAGCCGCGCGTCGAGGTTGCCGGCGTACGCGGCGTAGAGCGACATGTGGTCGAGGGTACGGGAGGTGGCCGCGGGAGTGCCGATTCCGGTGAGGAAGCCCCCGGTCGGGGAGTTCCCGCCGTGCGGCGGAAGCCCTCTCTCCCGTATGGAGGGCCCCGGGGCGAAGCACTTTGGCGCGTGCGGGACAATGGAGTACGTACTGCATTCCCCCGGGGCGATCCCCCGGACCCCCGGCCGGGGCGGCAGACGGCCGTGGGATGACACCACGCGAGGCGGACTTTTCGTGACCCGGATCGTGATCATCGGCGGCGGCCCCGGCGGCTACGAGGCGGCACTGGTGGGCGCCCAGCTCGGCGCGGAGGTGACCGTCGTGGACTGCGACGGCCTCGGCGGAGCCTCGGTACTCACCGACTGTGTGCCCTCGAAGACCCTGATCGCGACGGCAGAGGTGATGACCACCTTCGACTCCTCGTACGAGGAGCTGGGCATCATCGTCGCCGACGACACGCCGCACCTCGAACAGGCGGCGCGCGTGGTCGGGGTCGACCTCGGCAAGGTCAACCGACGGGTCAAGCGCCTCGCGCTCGCCCAGTCCCACGACATCACCGCCTCCGTCACCCGCGCGGGTGCCCGGGTCATGCGCGGACGGGGCCGGCTCGAAGGGCTCCAGGCCGCCGACGGCTCCCGCCAGGTCGTGGTGACCGCCGCCGACGGTACGGAGGAGCGGCTCACCGCCGACGCCGTACTCGTCGCGACCGGCGGCCACCCCCGGGAGATCCCGGACGCGCTCCCCGACGGCGAGCGCATCCTGAACTGGACCCAGGTCTACGACCTCGACGAGCTGCCCGAGGAGCTCATCGTGGTCGGCTCCGGTGTCACGGGCGCCGAGTTCGCGGGTGCCTACCAGGCGCTCGGCTCGCGCGTCACCCTCGTCTCCTCCCGCGACCGGGTGCTGCCCGGTGAGGACCCGGACGCCGCCGCCGTCCTGGAGGACGTCTTCCGGCGCCGGGGCATGAACGTCATGGCCCGCTCCCGCGCCCAGTCCGCCAAGCGGGTGGGCGACCGGGTCGAGGTCACGCTCGCCGACGGCCGTGTCATCTCCGGTTCGCACTGTCTGATGGCGGTCGGCGCGATCCCGAACACGGCGGGCATGGGCCTGGAGGAGTCCGGGGTCCGGCTCAAGGAGTCCGGCCACATCATGACCGACCGGGTCTCCCGCACCAGCGCCCCCGGCGTCTACGCGGCCGGTGACGTCACCGGGATCTTCGCGCTGGCCTCGGTGGCCGCGATGCAGGGCCGGATCGCGATG is a genomic window of Streptomyces sp. NBC_01237 containing:
- a CDS encoding purine-nucleoside phosphorylase — its product is MNASVIPDNIQGDPHAAAAGAAARLRELTGGDTHDVALVMGSGWAPAGDALGAPEAEFPVTELPGFPAPAVQGHGGTIRSYRIGDKRALVFLGRTHYYEGRGVAAVAHGVRTAVAAGCKTVILTNGCGGLREGMRPGQPVLISDHINLTAASPIIGANFVDLTDLYSPRLRALCKEIDDTLEEGVYVQFPGPHYETPAEINMVRVMGGDLVGMSTVLEAIAAREAGAEVLGISLVTNLAAGLSGEPLNHEEVLQAGRDSATRMGALLARVLDRI
- a CDS encoding gamma-glutamylcyclotransferase — encoded protein: MSLYAAYAGNLDARLMTRRAPHSPLRGTGWLNGWRLTFGGEQMGWEGALATVVEAPRSQVFVALYDLAPMDEDSMDRWEGVGLDIYRRMRVRVHTLDGEEPAWMYVLNGYEGGLPSARYLGELADAAESAGAPHDYVMELRKRPC
- a CDS encoding phospho-sugar mutase; translated protein: MQHDLIAQARTWLAEDPDPETRDELGRLIDAGDLDELAVRFAGTLQFGTAGLRGEIGAGPMRMNRSVVIRAAAGLAAHLKAQGQEGGLVVIGYDARYRSADFARDTAAVMTGAGLRAAVLPRPLPTPVLAYAIRHLGAVAGVEVTASHNPPRDNGYKVYLGDGSQIVPPADGEIAAAIDAVGPLDGVPRPESGWDVLGEEVLDAYLARTDSVLGAGSPRTARVVYTAMHGVGTSVLTAAFARAGFPEPVLVAEQAEPDPAFPTVAFPNPEEPGAMDLAFATARRAGPDLIIANDPDADRCAVAVPDPTAEGGWRMLRGDEVGALLAAHLVDRGATGVFAESIVSSSLLGRIAEKAGLGYEETLTGFKWIARVDGLRYGYEEALGYCVDPEGVRDKDGITAALLVAELASVLKEQGRTLLDLLDDLALAHGLHATDQLSVRVEDLSVIADAMRRLRERPPAALAGLAVTSAEDLSRGTGQLPPTDGLRYHLTGARVIVRPSGTEPKLKCYLEVVVPVGSARELPAARARGAELLAGIKRDLAAAAGI
- a CDS encoding NAD(P)H-quinone dehydrogenase gives rise to the protein MTRIVIIGGGPGGYEAALVGAQLGAEVTVVDCDGLGGASVLTDCVPSKTLIATAEVMTTFDSSYEELGIIVADDTPHLEQAARVVGVDLGKVNRRVKRLALAQSHDITASVTRAGARVMRGRGRLEGLQAADGSRQVVVTAADGTEERLTADAVLVATGGHPREIPDALPDGERILNWTQVYDLDELPEELIVVGSGVTGAEFAGAYQALGSRVTLVSSRDRVLPGEDPDAAAVLEDVFRRRGMNVMARSRAQSAKRVGDRVEVTLADGRVISGSHCLMAVGAIPNTAGMGLEESGVRLKESGHIMTDRVSRTSAPGVYAAGDVTGIFALASVAAMQGRIAMYHFLGDAVAPLNLKTVSSNVFTDPEIATVGYSQADVDAGKIDARVVKLPLLRNPRAKMQGIRDGFVKIFCRPGTGIVVGGCVVAPRASELIHPISLAVDNNLTVEQIANAFTVYPSLSGSIAEVARQLHTRKLTGEA
- a CDS encoding phosphate ABC transporter ATP-binding protein is translated as MTDLIDTAVQPRTVTGPGTAPLAATLEADAISAWFGDHKVLDRVSLTMPARQVTALIGPSGCGKSTFLRILNRMHELIGSASLAGRVLLDGEDIYDRGRRITHARREIGMVFQKPNPFPAMSLYDNVLAGLKLNGIKVSRGGRDDLVEECLTKAGLWKEVRDRLRQPGGALSGGQQQRLCIARSLAVRPRVLLMDEPCSALDPTSTRRIEETVHDLKDEVTIVIVTHNMQQAARVSDGCAFFLAEQGTPGLIVEHGPTEDMFGSPQDPRTADYVNGRFG